The Pogona vitticeps strain Pit_001003342236 chromosome 3, PviZW2.1, whole genome shotgun sequence genome includes a window with the following:
- the SERPINE2 gene encoding glia-derived nexin, whose product MNWHFSLLFAALASTCMCFPPNPLSLEELGSDIGIQVFNQLVKTRPKDNVVVSPHGIASVLGMLQLGADGKTKKQLTTVMRYSVNGVGKVLKKINKAIVSKKNKDVVTIANAVFAKTGLKMEVPFVSRNNEVFQCSVKNIDFGDRHTVSDTINQWVKNETKGMIDSVLSPDAIDSDLTRLVLVNAVYFKGLWKSRFQPENTKNRAFNGADGKTYQVPMLAQLSVFRCGTTSTPNDLWYNVIELPYHGESISMLIALPTESTTPLSAIIPHISTKTIQSWMTTMVQKRVQVILPKFTAEAETDLKEPLKELGIRDMFDQSKANFAKITRTESIHVSQILQKTKIEVSEDGTKASAATTAILIARSSPPWFVVDRPFVFFIRHNPTGAVLFMGQVNKP is encoded by the exons ATGAACTGgcatttctctcttctctttgctGCCTTGGCTTCAACGTGTATGTGTTTCCCACCAAATCCGCTGTCTCTTGAAGAACTGGGATCAGACATTGGGATCCAAGTTTTCAATCAGCTGGTCAAAACCAGACCTAAGGATAATGTTGTGGTTTCTCCACATGGAATTGCATCAGTACTTGGAATGCTTCAGCTTGGAGCCGATGGGAAGACAAAGAAGCAGCTGACAACAGTCATGAGATACAGTGTAAATG GAGTTGGTAAAGTACTGAAGAAGATAAACAAAGCCATAGTCTCAAAGAAGAATAAAGATGTTGTGACAATTGCAAATGcagtctttgcaaagacaggCTTGAAAATGGAAGTGCCTTTTGTATCCAGAAACAATGAAGTATTTCAGTGCAGTGTCAAGAACATTGACTTCGGGGACCGGCACACAGTCAGCGATACTATAAATCAGTgggttaaaaatgaaacaaagg GTATGATTGACAGTGTCCTATCTCCAGATGCTATTGATAGTGATCTGACCAGATTAGTGTTGGTAAATGCAGTGTATTTCAAGGGATTATGGAAGTCACGTTTTCAGCcagaaaacacaaaaaacagagcaTTTAATGGAGCTGATGGAAAGACCTACCAAGTGCCTATGCTGGCTCAGTTGTCAGTGTTCAGATGTG GTACAACAAGTACTCCTAATGATTTGTGGTACAATGTTATTGAGTTGCCGTATCATGGTGAAAGTATCAGCATGTTGATTGCTCTGCCCACAGAAAGTACAACTCCTTTGTCTGCTATTATTCCTCACATTAGCACGAAGACTATACAGAGCTGGATGACAACTATGGTACAAAAGAGAGTACAGGTTATTTTACCAAA GTTTACAGCAGAAGCAGAAACCGATTTAAAAGAACCTCTAAAAGAACTTGGCATTCGAGATATGTTTGATCAGTCAAAGGCAAACTTTGCAAAAATAACAA GAACAGAAAGCATTCATGTATCACAGatcttgcaaaaaacaaaaattgaagTTAGTGAAGATGGAACCAAAGCTTCTGCAGCAACCA cTGCAATTTTAATAGCCAGGTCGTCACCCCCTTGGTTCGTAGTAGATAGACCGTTTGTATTCTTCATACGACACAATCCTACAG GTGCAGTTTTGTTTATGGGACAAGTCAACAAACCTTGA